From the Paraflavitalea soli genome, the window AGCATTGATGTTTACCTGGAAACTCGCTGTTACATCCACACCCGGGGTTACCAGCACCGTGGTGCCGTTGCCTGGCCCGGGGTCCGTATCCATAAAATATTCAACCTTGGTCACCGATTGCGCCTGGACTTCCGTCCACACACACAATCCCAGGATGAAAATGGCAATCGTATATTTATACGCCTGTTGTAGTAAGGTTCGCATATTGATTGTTGGTCAGAAAGGACCCGTTTTACGGGTTATCAATTGAATGGCGGGACCACCCCCAATGGGTATCCCCATTCGATTTAGATCAGTAAACAAATGTCAGGCTGCTTAAGGGTGGGTCGCCCTCCAGGGGCGGCTCACCCTCGACCAATGAAGCTTGTCGAAGCCCGCTGTCTGCGTTAAAAGCGCTCGCAGCTCGTAGCTCATAGCTCGCTGCTTGCCTCCCTAATTCCCCGCCGACTTCACTTTCACCTTTACGTCGATCGGGTCCGTATTGCTGCCGATCGGTTGTATTTCGAAGGAGTAGATGGCCGGCATAGGCGGCATGCCAGCCAGTATGTAAGCATTCTGACCACTAAACATGCCACAGTCAATGGGGTTCTGCGCCGTACTGCCATAACCTGCACCAATAGCCGGTGATCCTGCTTTTAATTTCCATTGTCCTTCTGCAGTTGGGTTTGTCGTTGCACCCACAAACACATTGGCCATGATCACATTCTCCTGGTTGCCATTGGCATTGCCAAACTGAGAGGCGCTGGCCATATTATTGGAGTAAAGATTGCCCGTACCTTCAAACTGGCCGAATACCATAATGTTGTTCGTGAAATTGCTGTTGCTGGCGCCTACTTTACCACGCCGGAAGATATTGTTCTGTACCAGCAGGATGGCGTTTGCATGTGCTGCCAGGCAATAAGAGGTCGTGCCATCGCCCCCCCAGGCTTCAAAACAAATATAATTATTGGTGATCAGTACACCGGTAGAAGCATAACTCACCGCTATTTTCACACCATAATTCTGAGATATGATCACATTGTTGATGGGAATATTGCTGTTGTTACTGCGGTAATACAGGTTGATGGTGCCAATACTATAATCGGGAATGACGCCATTTTGAGTAGAGAACCTATTGCGGCGGATAAGGATATCATCTGAAAATATGTTAATGCCATTGCCCTGGAAATCGATCCCCATGACCAATGACCCTTCCGATCCCACATTGAATGCAATACCAGCCAATTTGCCTGAATGCTGGAGGGCCTGGCTATTGGGATTTTCATCGAGGAAAAAGCCTGGCCCCAGTATCGTTAGTTTTTTGCCAATAGTGGCGCCCCCATAAGAATAAGGCGAACCTTCAATGTGCAAGGTATCGCCCGGGGCAGCGCCGTTAACCGCGCTCTGCAGGTCGGTGAAATCGGCGGCCACACCAGCGTTGTTGTTCACCCGCCAGATCTTTGCCAGGCTGTCTTGACTGTTCAGTAAAAGGCACAGTAATGCCAATAGAGTAGTTGCTCTTCTCATAATTGAAAAAAGTGAAGGTTAAATAATATAGCTTTAGAAAATTGGTTGTTGATCCAATGGTACTTTATAGGAGAGGACTTCCAATAGGCCAGGAGCAGGGACTCCTCCATCACATACACCTCCTTTTCTACAGACTGCAATATAGTCCGACGAACGGGGCGCGCATATCCTGTTTTTAGGGGATATTTTGTCGAAAGTCAATAATTACCAGTTAGTGGTACATCATTATCCAAAATAGCCATATTTCTCC encodes:
- a CDS encoding right-handed parallel beta-helix repeat-containing protein, with translation MRRATTLLALLCLLLNSQDSLAKIWRVNNNAGVAADFTDLQSAVNGAAPGDTLHIEGSPYSYGGATIGKKLTILGPGFFLDENPNSQALQHSGKLAGIAFNVGSEGSLVMGIDFQGNGINIFSDDILIRRNRFSTQNGVIPDYSIGTINLYYRSNNSNIPINNVIISQNYGVKIAVSYASTGVLITNNYICFEAWGGDGTTSYCLAAHANAILLVQNNIFRRGKVGASNSNFTNNIMVFGQFEGTGNLYSNNMASASQFGNANGNQENVIMANVFVGATTNPTAEGQWKLKAGSPAIGAGYGSTAQNPIDCGMFSGQNAYILAGMPPMPAIYSFEIQPIGSNTDPIDVKVKVKSAGN